GACATCGACTCCGAACACGGCCTCGTCTACGTCGGCTTCACCGGCGTCACCGACGAGTCCGGCGGCTTCGCCGTCTACGACCTCACCGACGGCGACCTCCTCGTCGACAAGATCGGCAAGCAATACGGCAAGGACGGCTACGGCATCGCCGTCGACGAAGAACGCCAACGCGTCTTCGTCTCCAACCGCGACCACCGCCTCAACCCACCCGGCGACGAACTCACCCCCGTCGCCGTCACCGTCAGCCGCCGCGTCGTACCGGAGACCCCGGAGTACGGCGTGCTCGGCCAGCTGGAGTCGGTCGATGACGTGACCGCCCAGCTCCCCGCCGGAGTCGCGTTCTCCCAAGAACGCGACACCCTCTTCCTCGGCGACCAGAACGGCCGCACCATCTGGGAGATCGACCCCGCCACCGACGAGGTCCTCCACTCGATGACCCTCCCGGAGAACATCCGCGACCTCGGCATCGACGACACCAACCAACTCCTCTACGTCGGCCAACAGAACAAGAACTGGATCGTCGTCTCCCTCGCCGAAGCCACCTACGGCCACGTCGTACGCGGCCCCTACGCCATCAGCGAATCCAACCGCTCCCTCGACATCGACCCCACCCTCGGCTACGTCTACGCAGCCATCCCCTCCCGCGGAGTCGAAGTCTTCGACGCCACCACCGGAGCCTCCATCGGCACCGTCAACGGAACCGTCGGCGCCTACTACGTCGCCGCCGACCCCAAGAACGGCAACCTCGCCGTCGCCTACTTCGAAGACACCGCCACCGCCAAGAACGTCGAAGTCTTCAACGCCGCCAACGGCTTCGCCAAGGTCTGGGACACCCCCACCCGACCCGACGCCCGCCAAGTCGACATCGACTCCGAACACGGCCTCGTCTACGTCGGCTTCACCGGCGTCACCGACGAGTCCGGCGGCTTCGCCGTCTACGACCTCACCGACGGCGACCTCCTCGTCGACAAGATCGGCAAGCAATACGGCAAGGACGGCTACGGCATCGCCGCCGACGAAGAACGCCAACGCGTCTTCGTCTCCAACCGCGACCACCGCCTCAACCCACCCGGCGACGAACTCACCCCCGTCGCCGTCACCGTCAGCCAGCGCCTGGTCGACGGCGAGCTCCCCGGCCCGGTGCCCGGCGACGGCACCGGTGGGCCGGTCGACCCGGTCGACCCCGAGCCGGGCGACGGCGACTACGTCGCCACGGCGCTGACCGTGCTGCCCGACGGTGCCGACACCGAGGTCGACGACAGGCCGGTCGGCTCGGCCGTCGACCCGGTCACCGGTCACCTGTTCGTCGGCAACGAGATGCGCCCGGCGCGGGTGCGGGTCGTCGATCCCGCCACCGACACCAGCGTGCGGGTCCTCGCCCTGAGCATCCCGGGCCTGGTCGACGGCGTCCCGGGTGACATCGCCCTGGGCGAGGGCGTCCGCGACGTGGCGCTCGACAGCGAGGCCGGCGAGCTGTACGTCGCACTCGGCGCCCGGTGGGTCGTGGTCGACAGCCTCACCGGCGCGCTGAAGCGCGGACCGTTCGAGTTCGGCGCCAACGTCCGCGGCCTGGACGTCGACCTCGAGCGTGGCCGGGTGTTCGGCGCCACTCGCAATGCGGGCTTCGTCGTGATGGACGCGACGACCGGCGCGATGGTGCAGAACGTGCCGATCGCCGACGCCACCTGGCGCAGCCACGGGGTGGCGTACGACGCGGTGAACGACCGGCTCTACGTGTCCAACAGCGACAGCGCCGCCGCCACGGTCGGGCTGCGGGTGTTCGACGGCGCGACGTACGCCGAGGTGGCCCAGGCCGCCCGGACGGCACCGATGTGGCGCTCGGTCGCGGTCGACCCGGAGCTCGGCCGGGTCTACCTGGGCGAGCAGAACGAGAACTTCGACGCCAGCGGCGTCACGGTCCTCGACGCCGGCGACCTCAGCGAGGTCTCCCGGCTGTCCGCGCACAAGTTCGGCAACAAGGTCTACGGCGTCTCCGTGGATCCGGTCCGGCACCGGGTCTACGTCTCGGCCCGCGACCGGTACCCGGCCGGGCTGATCATGCTCACCCTCGAGTAGCGGAGTGCCACGCACGAGGCCCCGGTCGTCCGATGTGGACGACCGGGGCCTCGTGTCGTACGGCGGCAGCCGCGTTTTCGACTCAGGCCCGGTCGAGCCCCTTCTCGATCGCCGCGACCACCTTGGGACGCAGGTCGCGGGCTGCGATCACCTCGTCGACCGAACCCACCTCGACGGCACGGTGGATGTGGTGGACCCCGTCGAACTCGGCGGCGACCTCTGCGATCTTGTCGGCGCGCAGCTGGGCCCGCAGGTCGGCGAGCTCGACGACCAGCGCGCCGCGCTCCCCATCCTCGGCGTGGTCGATCCGCTCCTCCAGCGCCGCGACCCGCGGGTCGGCCGCGGCCCGCTTGGCCACCTCGGCGGCGAACACGACGGCCGCGGCGGGGGCACCGCCGAGGACCGAGGCGTAGGAGCCCTCGATCGCGAGCACGGTCATCTCCGGGTTGAGTCGCTTGGAGAACACCACGAAGGCGCCACCGTGGTAGCGGGAGATCACGCAGAACACGATCGGGCCGCGGAAGTTGACGATGGCGCGGCCGATCTCGGCGCCGTACTCCAGCTGCAGGTTGCGCATCGACTCCGGGGAGCCGTCGAAGCCGGACAGGTTCGCCAGCACGACGAGCGGCCGGTTGCCGGAGGCGGCGTTGATGGCGCGCGCCACCTTCTTCGACGACCGCGGGAAGAGGGTGCCCGCGGTGTAGGTGTCCGGCCCGTCGGTGGGCGGGAAGCCCGCCCGGGGCACGGGCTTCGACTCGATGCCGACCAGGCTGACCGGGTAGCCACCGATCCGGGTGTCGACGACCACGGCCGTGTCGGCGTCGGCCATGCCGGCCCACCGCTCCAGCATCTCGTGGTCGGCGTCGGCCAGCGCCCGCATCACGGTGCGGATGTCGAAGGGCCGCTTGCGGTCGGGGTTGTGCTCGGACGAGAAGATCTCGCCGACGGTGGCGAAGTCACCGGGGTGCGGGTGGGTCGTGACGTCGCGGTCGACCGGGTCGGTCGACGGCGCGCGGCGCGGCCCGGCCTCGCCGGGAACGACATAGGTGTGGTCGTAGTGCGCCATCAGGACGCCGAACGCACCGGCCAGGTCCGGCACCCAGTACTGCGCCTGGCCGTTCGGTCCCATCACCCGGTCGTAGCCGCCGATGCCGTGGTTGTCCTCGGCCGAGACGCCACCGGAGAAGTCCAGTGACTGCTTGCCGGTCAGCACCATTGCGCTGTCCGGCGTCATCACCAGGATGCCCTTGGTGTGCATCAGCATGGTGGCCTCGGCGTTCCAGTACGGCTGGGCGCCGACATTGATGCCGGCGACGACGATATTGATCTCGCCGCCGTCCTGGGTGAACTGCACGATCCGGCGCAGCGCCGCCGCCACCCAGTCCATGTTCTCGGTGCCGCTCTCCATGGAGATCCGAGCACCGGCCGAGACCGCGAACCACTCGACCGGGACGCCCATGCTCTCGGCGAGGTCGATGGCCGCGATCACCCGCGCGCACTCGGGCTCGGAGAGGGCGCCGAGCGACTTCAGCGGGTCGCCACACAGCACCACACGGGTGATGCCCTCGGGATGCAGGGCGGTCGGGGTGCTGACGACAGCGACGATCATGCCGGCGGTGTTCTGGCCGGGGGCGCGGTCGACCGGCACCAGGGTCCCGGACGCGTCCAGGTCGTGCTCGACGACGGTGCCGCCGCCGGCGAGCACCGGCTGGAGCTCATAGGGGTAGACCAGACCCCGGCGACGCGCGCGCAGCACCTTGCCGGCGTACTCGTCGAGCGGAGCCAGCGGCTCGGTCGGGGGCTCGAGGATGTCGGCGACGACACCGGCCCCGGGCTTGGCGTGGAACCTGATCGCCACCGGCGTGGGCGTGCCGTCGGGGCCGGCCACCCGCCCCTCGGCGAGCACCTCCTCGATCCCGGCGCCCTCGCTGAGCGGCGTGATCTTGCCCTGCAGGGCGGTCAGCTGGTCGAGGTCGGCCTCGACCAGCGGCCACACCGTCACCCACACATGGTTGACGTCGAGCTTGGTGCCCTCGCGACCGCGGGCGGTGCGCACCCGGCGGATCGCCTCCAGGCAGTTCTCGACCGCGCGCTCGGCGTGCGGGAGCGCGATCACCCGCCCCTCGTCGTCGCGTACGACGGCGAGCTGGCGCACCTGCGCGGCGGCGACCAGGCGGCGGTCGGCGGGATTGGCCCGGGCGACGCACTCGTAGAGGAGGACGTCGTCGGGAGCGGCGAGCCGCGTCACATCGAACTCGCGCAGTCGCCACAGGTTGAGCCGGCGGCCG
This region of Nocardioides sp. L-11A genomic DNA includes:
- a CDS encoding metallophosphoesterase, with amino-acid sequence MFESLRRRTRRPIGALVASAVLAGAAPALAAVAVPGLVPTAAAVAADPAVTYQPSVVPDRITLTPTDDPTTSQNVVWRTSTAVREAKAELRVASSLTYQNDQRVFVSERDTEVTTDLGYKETFHSARMTGLEPGTTYQYRVGDGTNWSEWQHFTTESATDDPFEFIYFGDIQNGIKSQASRVVRNAFRDAPQARMVLQAGDLVDDHDSDEQWAEVYEATSYGLGTRQFMMAPGNHEYDGTELSEQFSAQFTYPDNGPSGTGPAYDLLDGTVYATDYQGVRFIALNSNASSAEPLAIQTAWLKEQLKDNPNRWTVVFFHHPVFSLDEGRNNRAVREAWLPVFEEYGVDLVLQGHDHGYGRGNTDAAEQDLPKSWDADLSYDGPVYVVSNVGEKQYKPGPRVWDDNGAHLRRMGGGLQLYQLVTVEDGRLRYESRTADGKYYDGLTIVKNEHGKAVTDDAEPQVIDPTDPGPCLGCENPENPENPENPENPGNPDGTFEYRHEKDLVSVDDVTAQLPAGVAFSQERDTLFLGDQNGRTIWEIDPATDEVLHSMTLPENIRDLGIDDTNQLLYVGQQNKNWIVVSLAEATYGHVVRGPYAISESNRSLDIDPTLGYVYAAIPSRGVEVFDATTGASIGTVNGTVGAYYVAADPKNGNLAVAYFEDTATAKNVEVFNAANGFAKVWDTPTRPDARQVDIDSEHGLVYVGFTGVTDESGGFAVYDLTDGDLLVDKIGKQYGKDGYGIAVDEERQRVFVSNRDHRLNPPGDELTPVAVTVSRRVVPETPEYGVLGQLESVDDVTAQLPAGVAFSQERDTLFLGDQNGRTIWEIDPATDEVLHSMTLPENIRDLGIDDTNQLLYVGQQNKNWIVVSLAEATYGHVVRGPYAISESNRSLDIDPTLGYVYAAIPSRGVEVFDATTGASIGTVNGTVGAYYVAADPKNGNLAVAYFEDTATAKNVEVFNAANGFAKVWDTPTRPDARQVDIDSEHGLVYVGFTGVTDESGGFAVYDLTDGDLLVDKIGKQYGKDGYGIAADEERQRVFVSNRDHRLNPPGDELTPVAVTVSQRLVDGELPGPVPGDGTGGPVDPVDPEPGDGDYVATALTVLPDGADTEVDDRPVGSAVDPVTGHLFVGNEMRPARVRVVDPATDTSVRVLALSIPGLVDGVPGDIALGEGVRDVALDSEAGELYVALGARWVVVDSLTGALKRGPFEFGANVRGLDVDLERGRVFGATRNAGFVVMDATTGAMVQNVPIADATWRSHGVAYDAVNDRLYVSNSDSAAATVGLRVFDGATYAEVAQAARTAPMWRSVAVDPELGRVYLGEQNENFDASGVTVLDAGDLSEVSRLSAHKFGNKVYGVSVDPVRHRVYVSARDRYPAGLIMLTLE